One Silene latifolia isolate original U9 population chromosome 4, ASM4854445v1, whole genome shotgun sequence DNA segment encodes these proteins:
- the LOC141651146 gene encoding F-box/kelch-repeat protein At3g06240-like: MNGCEYYLSSSGSGYFSSVNIRNNETLATIKKIKLCESHDYYPFINSIKGCVDGVLLAHTILRECSKNNRENVIFLWNPTLRKVVVIPLYGPLKKTEDVTFGFGFDSVSNIYKVVALSLEKNVLKTMVYNLGSCSWISPKVKGCSIDNVQYLSRVSRSLNYEGCVYWLIQTTGNHETHYLCFNLSTEALTSSKLPDVKGDKMQVMFTSRRLAVLYESLALVDYSVGRLEHIRVWIKRRDGTISSIFTWVELYNIDCNGRFLYLTNNGNVYLESEAVNELTVSVYDMKSGEEKDCSITNDHIKFMDGYLESLAFLR; encoded by the coding sequence ATGAATGGTTGTGAGTACTACTTATCATCTTCTGGTTCGGGTTACTTTAGTTCAGTGAATATTAGAAATAATGAAACTCTTGCCACTATTAAGAAGATTAAACTCTGCGAATCCCATGATTATTATCCCTTTATAAATTCTATAAAGGGTTGTGTCGATGGAGTCTTGTTGGCCCACACTATTTTGCGTGAATGCTCCAAAAATAATCGTGAAAACGTGATTTTCTTATGGAACCCGACACTTAGGAAAGTTGTTGTTATTCCGCTTTATGGACCCTTGAAGAAGACTGAGGATGTTACTTTCGGGTTTGGGTTTGACTCGGTGAGTAATATTTATAAGGTGGTGGCACTTAGTTTGGAAAAGAATGTTTTGAAAACCATGGTATATAACCTTGGTTCTTGTTCATGGATTTCGCCTAAAGTCAAGGGTTGTTCGATTGACAATGTCCAGTACTTGTCGAGAGTTTCACGTTCCTTGAATTATGAAGGTTGTGTGTACTGGCTCATTCAAACAACGGGGAATCACGAGACACATTACCTATGTTTTAATCTGTCGACTGAGGCCTTGACTAGCTCCAAATTGCCTGATGTTAAAGGTGACAAAATGCAAGTAATGTTTACATCCAGGCGTCTAGCCGTCTTATATGAGTCACTTGCACTTGTCGATTATTCCGTTGGTAGACTTGAGCATATTCGTGTATGGATCAAGCGGAGGGATGGTACAATAAGCTCCATATTTACTTGGGTTGAGCTCTATAATATCGATTGCAATGGTAGATTTCTGTATTTGACGAATAATGGTAATGTTTATTTGGAATCGGAGGCTGTTAACGAATTGACAGTATCTGTTTATGACATGAAATCCGGCGAGGAAAAGGATTGCTCAATAACAAACGATCATATAAAGTTCATGGATGGTTATCTTGAAAGTTTGGCATTTTTAAGATAA
- the LOC141651147 gene encoding RNA polymerase II C-terminal domain phosphatase-like 4 — MESLSVDSIRRIRDLNLQFLMHRKKLHLVLDLDNTLIHAINANNNKSTDIAKHDDIYEILKGEMLVKLRPGARDFLRQVSKMFDLSIYTMADQPYAREIAKILEEPDTVRFTKVISKEDCTKTYRKGLDVVLSHQRVVLIVDDLDTVWEVEDRDNLIKIQPYTFFHRTGFSDYDDELARVLGLLKAVHAKFFEVEEAHSHDDKDVRHLLKKVMRE; from the coding sequence ATGGAATCGCTCTCGGTTGATAGTATTCGGCGCATTCGTGATCTTAATTTGCAGTTTCTAATGCATCGTAAGAAACTTCATTTAGTTCTTGATTTAGACAACACTCTTATTCATGCTATTAACGCCAACAACAACAAATCGACCGACATTGCCAAACACGATGACATTTACGAGATTTTGAAAGGTGAGATGTTGGTCAAGTTACGGCCAGGAGCTCGTGATTTCCTTAGACAAGTTAGTAAAATGTTCGATTTGTCGATTTATACTATGGCCGATCAACCCTATGCAAGAGAAATTGCCAAGATACTCGAGGAACCAGACACGGTCAGGTTTACGAAGGTGATTTCTAAGGAGGATTGTACCAAGACGTATCGAAAGGGCCTCGATGTTGTCTTGTCGCATCAACGAGTCGTTTTGATTGTGGATGATTTAGATACGGTTTGGGAGGTAGAAGATAGAGATAATCTTATCAAAATTCAACCTTATACATTTTTCCACAGGACCGGGTTTTCGGATTATGATGACGAACTTGCTAGGGTTTTGGGTTTATTAAAAGCTGTTCATGCCAAGTTTTTTGAGGTAGAGGAAGCTCATTCTCATGATGATAAAGATGTCCGACATCTACTTAAAAAGGTTATGCGTGaataa